Proteins encoded together in one Desulfovibrio sp. UCD-KL4C window:
- a CDS encoding YkgJ family cysteine cluster protein translates to MCGKCCQELCLYIDSKWLCSKKQARKASIKNPHLKIFKIIGKTEDGLLKFACTNLGKDGLCTDYANRPPLCKTFPSPAIFLQHGQLPEGCGFRMSTEIDFQKVLEDTCNKKDSIKTFKRKDF, encoded by the coding sequence ATGTGCGGAAAATGTTGTCAGGAGCTTTGCCTTTATATCGATTCCAAATGGCTATGCAGCAAAAAGCAAGCCCGCAAGGCATCAATTAAAAACCCACATCTCAAAATTTTTAAAATTATAGGTAAAACCGAAGACGGGTTGCTGAAGTTTGCCTGCACTAATTTAGGAAAAGATGGTCTGTGCACAGATTATGCTAATCGCCCACCACTTTGCAAAACTTTTCCATCCCCTGCTATTTTTTTACAGCACGGACAGCTTCCTGAAGGATGCGGATTCAGAATGTCTACTGAGATTGATTTTCAAAAGGTCCTTGAAGACACATGCAACAAAAAAGATTCTATTAAGACATTCAAAAGAAAGGATTTTTAA
- a CDS encoding GNAT family N-acetyltransferase codes for MAITYSWTKDLSPEELEKLFLSVNWESGNYPQKLQKAMFNSHKVNSAWDGSTLIGIINSMTDTVLTVYFQYLVVHPAYQGHGIGKKLVAAMLDTYSDIPRKILISVNEKVDFYKHCGFTHHADKAPMFVSTL; via the coding sequence ATGGCTATTACTTACAGCTGGACAAAAGATTTAAGTCCCGAAGAACTGGAAAAGCTCTTTCTTTCCGTTAACTGGGAATCAGGAAATTATCCGCAGAAGCTACAAAAAGCCATGTTCAACTCACATAAAGTTAATTCGGCATGGGATGGCAGCACTTTAATCGGTATTATCAATTCAATGACTGACACAGTGCTCACCGTATATTTTCAATATTTAGTGGTGCATCCAGCTTATCAAGGCCACGGCATTGGCAAAAAATTGGTAGCCGCAATGCTGGACACATACAGTGATATTCCCCGAAAGATTTTGATTTCCGTGAATGAAAAAGTCGATTTCTATAAACACTGCGGATTCACTCATCACGCAGATAAAGCCCCTATGTTTGTAAGTACTCTTTAA
- a CDS encoding UvrD-helicase domain-containing protein — protein MERFTADLHIHSRFSRATSKGLTPRLLAAWARIKGIDVIGTGDFTHPEWLQEIEELLVEDGSGLFSLRSPQGLENEVDWVSGPLAGQTRFMLQTEISSIYKKFGKTRKVHNLVYMPDLESVRKFNAKLGAIGNLNSDGRPILGLDSKDLLEIVLETSDRAFLVPAHIWTPWFSLFGSKSGFDSVEECYGDLSSEIFAMETGLSSDPEMNWLISALDKYRLISNSDAHSGENLGREVNIFRGDISYEGIYRALRGEGLGHKFLGTVEFFPEEGKYHMDGHRNCGVMLDPHESKMRGGICPVCGKPLTIGVYSRVLELSDRENPVQPKGQPGFSSLVPLRELISEVVGTGPKSKKVLNVYSPLIKEFGSEFSVLQQIPLEDLKHHNIHLAEGIRRMREGQVIRNPGFDGQYGTISVYSAHERDEILNGATLVDVPKKINNLHDGANLDVAKTDKQIETQVEESTVIKFNAAQKKAIEAGPDPVLVIAGPGTGKTQTLMGRIAYLLERGTRARRILALTFTRKAAQEMNERMKVMLGEDEVLPRADTIHALAFDYWTSMFELSPIILNEETARRVFARANPELTGLRLKAAWDSLCLRRETLEPLSDELKKYNSNYSNQKDQYSLVDYTDLLEFWMGDLSCGKYIRTFTHFLVDEVQDLSPLQLEIIYRLANADEKNKCEGDGEGLFAIGDPDQSIYGFRGAAGNIAQKFKTYWPNLIEITLEDNYRSAQAVLDASASILKNPPTLISHTNYEADMHLFSAPDSVREASWIADRIKHLLGSTSHSLGDSFGHGTFSPGDIAILVRFKALMGPIESVLRRQGIPCSVPETEMFWHDPRVEILLGAARRMLGFAESSADEAPEVPEKIIARGPLGLSAYLSEMPPFDQLFWESTPFRKMVKGFDECGGWAGLINWIHMQNDLDQVRNKAEKVRIMSMHAAKGLEFEAVFLAGLDDGIVPFVGIDVLTGNFSGGGGTGVEDVEEERRLLYVGMTRAKKNLYLSHAAMRPLYGRTLRLPSSRFLKSIPENLLKKSAMIAKVMQKEKKISLLDM, from the coding sequence ATGGAACGATTTACAGCTGACCTTCACATACATTCCAGATTTTCCCGCGCTACAAGCAAAGGACTTACTCCGCGTCTGCTTGCAGCGTGGGCTCGTATTAAAGGAATAGATGTAATAGGAACAGGAGATTTCACTCATCCTGAATGGTTGCAGGAAATAGAAGAACTGCTTGTAGAGGACGGTTCAGGATTATTTTCACTTCGGTCTCCGCAAGGTCTTGAAAATGAAGTTGATTGGGTGAGTGGGCCACTTGCAGGGCAGACTCGTTTCATGTTGCAAACCGAAATCAGTTCCATATATAAAAAGTTTGGCAAAACCAGAAAAGTTCATAATCTAGTTTATATGCCAGACCTTGAATCTGTTCGAAAATTTAATGCTAAACTCGGTGCCATCGGCAATCTCAACTCAGACGGTAGGCCTATCCTCGGCTTAGACAGTAAAGACCTCCTTGAAATTGTTCTTGAAACCAGCGATCGCGCTTTTCTTGTTCCAGCGCATATTTGGACTCCTTGGTTCTCGCTTTTTGGTTCTAAATCCGGTTTTGACAGTGTTGAAGAATGTTACGGAGACCTCTCTTCTGAAATTTTTGCTATGGAAACAGGGCTTTCTTCTGACCCTGAAATGAATTGGCTTATCTCCGCTCTTGATAAATATCGTCTTATCTCAAATTCTGATGCTCATTCCGGTGAAAATTTAGGTCGCGAAGTTAATATTTTTAGAGGTGATATATCGTATGAAGGCATTTATCGTGCTCTGCGCGGTGAAGGGCTGGGGCATAAATTCTTGGGGACTGTCGAATTCTTTCCTGAAGAAGGTAAATATCATATGGACGGACATCGCAATTGCGGAGTTATGCTAGACCCCCATGAATCAAAGATGCGTGGAGGAATCTGTCCCGTCTGCGGTAAACCTTTAACTATTGGTGTCTATTCCAGAGTTCTTGAACTTTCTGATCGTGAAAATCCAGTTCAGCCGAAGGGGCAGCCCGGCTTTTCTTCGCTTGTACCACTGCGCGAATTAATTTCAGAAGTCGTCGGGACAGGTCCCAAATCTAAAAAAGTATTGAATGTGTATTCCCCTTTGATCAAAGAATTCGGTTCAGAATTTTCAGTCTTACAGCAGATCCCTTTGGAGGATTTGAAACACCATAATATTCATCTTGCTGAAGGCATTAGAAGGATGCGTGAAGGGCAGGTTATACGCAATCCCGGTTTTGACGGGCAGTATGGAACTATTTCTGTTTATTCCGCACATGAACGGGATGAGATTTTGAATGGCGCAACGCTTGTAGATGTTCCCAAAAAAATCAACAATCTTCATGACGGTGCGAACCTTGATGTTGCAAAAACTGATAAGCAGATCGAGACGCAGGTTGAAGAATCAACTGTTATAAAATTTAATGCTGCCCAGAAAAAAGCGATTGAAGCAGGGCCAGACCCCGTCCTTGTTATAGCTGGTCCCGGAACAGGAAAAACTCAAACTTTGATGGGGCGTATAGCTTATCTGCTTGAACGGGGAACTCGAGCACGGCGTATTCTGGCCCTTACTTTCACACGTAAAGCCGCTCAGGAAATGAATGAGCGCATGAAAGTTATGCTTGGTGAAGATGAAGTTCTTCCACGAGCCGATACAATCCATGCTCTTGCTTTTGATTACTGGACTTCCATGTTTGAACTTTCCCCTATCATTCTTAATGAAGAAACTGCTCGCAGGGTCTTTGCCAGAGCGAACCCTGAACTTACAGGATTACGACTTAAAGCAGCTTGGGATAGTTTATGTTTGCGTCGTGAAACTCTTGAACCGTTATCCGATGAACTAAAAAAATATAATTCGAATTATTCCAACCAGAAAGATCAATACAGTTTGGTTGATTATACCGATTTGCTTGAATTTTGGATGGGCGATCTAAGTTGTGGAAAATATATCAGAACCTTTACACATTTTTTGGTAGATGAAGTTCAGGATCTTTCACCTCTACAGCTTGAAATTATTTATAGACTCGCTAATGCTGATGAGAAAAATAAATGTGAAGGTGACGGAGAAGGGCTTTTCGCAATAGGTGATCCTGATCAGTCGATTTATGGTTTTCGAGGAGCGGCAGGTAACATTGCCCAAAAATTTAAAACGTATTGGCCTAATCTTATTGAGATAACTCTTGAAGATAATTATCGCTCAGCACAGGCTGTGCTGGATGCTTCAGCGTCAATACTTAAAAATCCTCCAACGCTGATCTCTCATACGAATTATGAAGCTGATATGCATCTTTTTTCCGCTCCGGACAGTGTTCGCGAAGCGTCATGGATTGCTGACCGCATAAAGCACCTCCTTGGATCAACAAGTCACAGTCTTGGTGACTCTTTTGGGCACGGTACGTTCAGTCCCGGAGATATTGCGATACTTGTGCGTTTTAAAGCTCTCATGGGGCCGATAGAGAGTGTGCTTAGGAGACAGGGAATTCCTTGTAGTGTGCCTGAAACTGAAATGTTCTGGCATGATCCTCGAGTAGAAATTTTACTTGGTGCTGCCCGCAGAATGCTCGGTTTTGCGGAATCCTCTGCCGATGAAGCTCCTGAAGTTCCTGAGAAAATTATAGCGCGCGGACCGCTGGGGCTTTCAGCTTATCTCAGTGAAATGCCACCATTTGATCAGCTGTTTTGGGAAAGTACACCATTTAGAAAAATGGTTAAGGGGTTTGACGAATGCGGTGGCTGGGCTGGGCTTATCAACTGGATTCATATGCAAAATGATCTTGATCAAGTTCGGAATAAAGCTGAAAAAGTGCGCATAATGTCCATGCATGCAGCGAAAGGTCTTGAGTTTGAAGCTGTATTTTTGGCAGGTCTCGATGACGGAATCGTTCCCTTTGTTGGAATAGATGTGCTGACCGGTAATTTTTCCGGCGGTGGTGGAACTGGTGTTGAGGATGTGGAAGAAGAACGCAGGCTGTTATACGTGGGTATGACTAGAGCTAAGAAAAATTTATATCTTTCGCATGCGGCAATGAGGCCGCTTTATGGTCGGACTCTGCGACTACCAAGCTCAAGATTTTTGAAGAGCATTCCTGAAAATTTGCTGAAAAAATCAGCAATGATTGCCAAGGTGATGCAGAAAGAAAAAAAGATAAGCCTTTTGGATATGTAG
- the cbiR gene encoding cobamide remodeling phosphodiesterase CbiR — protein MPDTKKVLSPCSCRATTCSHLKAEKSCQEKRSLFTDGLSVFDIFSNNDFPYVIAAPSWVIPGTVAENCRYLKGRVQEVGLLFFDTAGSLAYTERDLPADLTKTELSFHIHHPLDLPWHEGADKVAQIMSLLSKKVTHLNPVAHILHPPKAGPHAEELLIDVAEKLREVSIDPENVFIENIKENSLENNIEVIRDCGFNVCLDLGHMQAYKQHKLLDKEGLWDLVKMLHLNGPGKGGRHESLEKLDKQGVKLLDCFFENFIKGGTVTVEVFDQEGFFNSLQYLACRYCAVS, from the coding sequence ATGCCTGATACTAAAAAAGTTTTAAGCCCTTGCTCTTGCAGAGCAACTACTTGCTCACATCTCAAAGCTGAAAAGAGTTGTCAGGAAAAAAGATCCCTTTTTACTGATGGATTAAGTGTTTTTGATATCTTTAGTAACAATGACTTCCCTTATGTAATAGCGGCCCCGTCGTGGGTTATTCCGGGAACGGTTGCTGAAAATTGCAGATACCTTAAAGGACGGGTTCAAGAAGTTGGTCTATTGTTTTTTGATACAGCAGGTAGTCTTGCATATACAGAAAGGGATTTGCCGGCTGATCTGACAAAAACAGAATTATCCTTTCATATCCATCACCCCTTAGATCTACCGTGGCATGAGGGAGCTGATAAGGTTGCTCAAATAATGAGCCTCCTGTCAAAAAAAGTGACTCATTTAAATCCTGTTGCACATATTTTGCATCCTCCGAAAGCGGGGCCGCATGCGGAAGAACTTCTGATCGATGTAGCTGAAAAATTGCGTGAAGTATCAATTGATCCTGAAAATGTTTTTATTGAAAACATAAAAGAAAATAGCCTTGAAAATAATATCGAGGTTATACGGGATTGCGGATTTAATGTTTGTTTGGATCTAGGACATATGCAGGCATATAAGCAGCATAAATTGCTGGATAAAGAAGGACTGTGGGATCTGGTAAAGATGCTTCATTTAAACGGTCCAGGAAAAGGCGGTCGGCATGAAAGCCTTGAAAAACTAGATAAACAAGGTGTTAAACTGCTTGATTGCTTTTTTGAAAATTTTATCAAAGGCGGAACTGTTACGGTTGAAGTTTTTGATCAGGAAGGTTTCTTTAACTCTTTGCAATACTTAGCTTGTAGATACTGTGCTGTGTCTTAA
- a CDS encoding bifunctional adenosylcobinamide kinase/adenosylcobinamide-phosphate guanylyltransferase yields MFLITFILGGNKSGKSDYALEIFSKYSGTKCFIATGKARDMAFREQIMVHKKERDPSIPVFESGTDLHQVLVKARKDYEHLLVDSLDFWLFSCSELANGEQIVGEVVRLLSEWKGPDLILVSCEVGLGPLAMSREVREFVRGLGGLNRRIAAIADEAYLVAAGLPLTLKK; encoded by the coding sequence ATGTTTTTGATTACATTTATACTTGGGGGCAATAAATCGGGTAAATCTGATTATGCACTTGAAATATTTTCAAAATATTCTGGAACCAAGTGTTTTATTGCTACCGGAAAAGCCCGTGATATGGCTTTCCGTGAACAAATTATGGTGCATAAGAAAGAACGTGATCCTTCTATTCCGGTTTTCGAATCGGGAACGGACTTGCATCAGGTTCTTGTTAAGGCTAGAAAAGACTATGAACATCTGCTGGTGGACAGTTTAGATTTCTGGTTGTTCTCCTGTAGCGAGCTTGCGAACGGGGAACAGATTGTCGGGGAGGTTGTTCGGCTTTTATCTGAATGGAAAGGGCCGGATCTTATTTTAGTGTCTTGCGAAGTTGGCCTCGGCCCGCTGGCAATGTCACGCGAAGTCCGTGAGTTTGTGAGAGGGCTCGGAGGACTTAACCGTAGAATCGCTGCAATTGCCGATGAGGCTTATCTTGTAGCAGCCGGGTTGCCTCTGACCCTGAAGAAATAA
- a CDS encoding DHH family phosphoesterase, which produces MAYFKKFDEELHQLLSLFKKDERWLIVVNADPDSLASAMALKRIMGRKVQGVGIAHINEVKRLDNLAMIHYLRIPAQRLIPTVIAQYDKFAIVDSQPHHHPDFEKIKFSVIIDHHPHAEEPYAEAEYTDIRPEYGSNSAMLTEYLYNLKIRPAKLLATALAYGIKTDTQSFERPFIDADIKAFRYLTKYADMDIIKRIMRSEIHPDWLKYFSRAFYNLRRIGTGLYSHLGKVENPDTLVILADFFMRVHDVSWDVVSGVYEETLVVIFRGDALRKDMGKLASNLFSDIGSAGGHKAAARAEIPLEALEDADPETYVVKKLTKGKRKGIKRI; this is translated from the coding sequence ATGGCTTATTTTAAAAAATTTGACGAAGAGCTTCATCAATTACTTTCTCTTTTTAAAAAAGATGAACGCTGGCTGATTGTGGTTAATGCTGACCCCGATTCGCTTGCTTCAGCTATGGCTCTTAAACGTATTATGGGGCGTAAAGTTCAGGGCGTTGGAATAGCACATATTAATGAAGTAAAACGGCTTGATAACCTTGCCATGATTCATTATTTGCGTATTCCGGCTCAACGGCTTATTCCAACTGTAATTGCTCAGTATGATAAATTCGCAATTGTAGACTCACAGCCGCATCATCACCCTGATTTTGAAAAAATTAAATTTTCAGTGATTATTGATCACCATCCGCATGCTGAAGAACCTTATGCCGAGGCAGAATACACTGATATTCGTCCTGAATACGGTTCAAATAGCGCAATGCTGACTGAATATCTTTATAACCTTAAAATCCGTCCGGCAAAATTGCTTGCAACAGCTCTTGCCTACGGTATCAAAACAGATACTCAAAGCTTTGAACGTCCTTTCATCGATGCAGATATTAAGGCGTTTAGATATCTAACTAAATACGCTGATATGGATATTATCAAGCGTATTATGCGTAGTGAAATTCATCCGGACTGGCTCAAATATTTCTCAAGAGCATTTTATAATTTGCGCAGAATTGGTACAGGGCTTTATTCTCATTTGGGTAAAGTGGAAAATCCTGACACTCTGGTTATTCTTGCAGACTTTTTTATGCGTGTTCATGATGTTTCGTGGGACGTTGTCTCAGGCGTGTATGAAGAAACTCTTGTAGTTATTTTCAGGGGAGATGCTTTGCGTAAAGATATGGGGAAGCTAGCCAGTAATTTGTTTAGCGATATAGGCTCAGCCGGAGGTCACAAAGCAGCCGCCAGAGCAGAAATACCCCTTGAAGCTCTTGAGGATGCTGATCCTGAAACATATGTTGTCAAAAAACTGACTAAAGGTAAGCGTAAGGGTATAAAACGCATTTAA
- the polA gene encoding DNA polymerase I, which produces MSLSKKLNFEKSPLYLIDGSAFFYRGFHAYPDLKRSDGFPTNALYIVLRVLLKVLKEEKPEYLVFMLDGKGKNFRHELFGDYKAQRPPMPDDLRVQVEPLKEAIRALGVPLIVSEGEEADDCIASLTARFKRDRPVVILGADKDLKQCLDDNVFMWDPAGRAEKITSLADFKEDTGLNPGQWADFQALIGDSADNIPGVPGIGKVTASKIMAKYPTLEEIRDNFKFLQPNIKKKMDGYLDTMFMYRELTRLRTNSCSSLELADLKISPVEKDDVISYLNEYEFRSMIRDVNGAFPDSNGPSTAENVSSMALDKNTAKSTPTSKSKKAASNQFSLFGDVVPAPVASKLEFKKIQSVSELPDLTGKDVGLVRDNKEFYVGVDGDEWLCKVTASDLAEKLQAAKKIATADVKSILRSDPSWHKISLSRWFGLSLSAYLLNPEDRNYQWDRLRSMLFAGDELPDAVDEVHPDAQGMAALALMHVLAPRIESAGLETLINELEIPLIPVLADMEEAGISIDLVSFAEFLKEVSNRIQELTKVIHERAEEPFNIRSSQQMSNILFDKLGLKPSGKTPKGALSTANSVLEKLVGQHEIITDILEFRKMEKLRSTYLEPLPKLVGPDGRIHTNFNQLATATGRLSSSGPNLQNIPIRGDMGKRMRACFTAGDGLRLAAADYSQVELRVLAHFSGDPTLISAFENDEDIHSRTAALLFDKETSEISREERSNAKTINFGLIYGMGPQKLSRELGISLNEAKEFIAKYFEKLGVLREFYDSVVEHGREKGYVTTLSGRRRLLPELHSTNPQVISQARRQAINTVIQGSAADIIKMAMIKVADNSAIAHLGGRLILQIHDELLVEGPEDSIEEIGRLLQEDMQLVTSLAVPLRVDLGLGKNWAQAH; this is translated from the coding sequence ATGTCACTCAGCAAAAAATTGAACTTTGAAAAAAGTCCTCTGTACCTTATAGACGGGTCCGCTTTTTTTTACCGCGGATTCCATGCATATCCTGACCTTAAGCGTTCGGACGGGTTTCCTACCAATGCTTTATATATTGTCCTGCGGGTACTGCTGAAAGTTCTCAAAGAAGAAAAACCAGAATATCTGGTTTTCATGCTTGATGGTAAAGGTAAAAATTTTAGACATGAACTTTTTGGTGACTATAAAGCTCAGCGTCCGCCCATGCCTGATGACCTCAGAGTTCAGGTTGAACCGTTGAAGGAAGCAATCAGAGCGCTAGGCGTGCCTTTGATAGTTTCTGAAGGCGAAGAAGCAGACGATTGTATAGCTTCTCTTACTGCAAGGTTTAAGAGGGACCGCCCGGTCGTTATTCTCGGCGCTGATAAAGATCTTAAGCAGTGTTTAGATGATAACGTCTTTATGTGGGACCCTGCCGGACGCGCTGAAAAAATAACTTCACTTGCAGATTTTAAAGAAGATACTGGGCTTAACCCTGGCCAGTGGGCTGATTTTCAAGCTTTAATAGGTGACTCAGCCGATAATATTCCAGGGGTTCCAGGTATTGGTAAAGTCACGGCTTCCAAGATCATGGCTAAATATCCTACACTTGAAGAAATTCGCGATAACTTTAAATTTCTTCAGCCGAACATTAAGAAAAAAATGGACGGTTATTTAGATACCATGTTTATGTACAGGGAGCTGACACGTCTAAGAACAAATAGCTGCAGTAGCCTTGAACTTGCTGATCTAAAAATTTCTCCGGTCGAAAAAGATGATGTTATCTCATACCTTAATGAGTATGAATTCCGTTCTATGATCAGAGACGTGAACGGCGCATTTCCGGATAGTAACGGTCCATCTACTGCAGAAAATGTTTCCAGCATGGCTTTGGATAAAAATACAGCTAAATCTACACCTACATCCAAATCGAAGAAAGCAGCTTCCAACCAGTTTTCCCTGTTCGGGGATGTTGTTCCTGCTCCGGTTGCAAGTAAACTCGAATTTAAGAAAATTCAGTCTGTTTCTGAATTACCTGATCTTACAGGTAAAGATGTAGGGCTTGTACGTGACAATAAAGAATTTTATGTAGGTGTTGACGGTGACGAATGGCTCTGCAAAGTTACTGCGTCAGATTTGGCGGAAAAGCTCCAGGCTGCAAAAAAAATTGCAACCGCGGATGTTAAGTCTATTCTCAGATCTGATCCATCGTGGCATAAAATTTCTCTTTCGCGCTGGTTCGGTCTGAGTTTATCAGCTTATCTACTTAATCCTGAAGATCGCAATTATCAGTGGGACAGGCTTAGGTCTATGCTTTTTGCCGGAGACGAACTTCCTGATGCAGTGGATGAAGTTCATCCTGATGCACAGGGGATGGCTGCTCTTGCTTTAATGCATGTTCTTGCGCCGCGTATTGAATCCGCAGGGCTTGAAACTCTGATTAATGAACTTGAAATTCCACTTATTCCCGTTCTTGCAGATATGGAAGAAGCTGGAATTTCGATTGATTTAGTTTCATTTGCGGAGTTTCTAAAAGAAGTCAGCAATCGTATTCAGGAGCTTACTAAAGTTATCCATGAAAGAGCTGAAGAACCTTTCAATATTCGGTCCAGCCAGCAGATGAGTAATATCCTTTTTGATAAACTCGGTCTCAAACCGAGTGGTAAAACTCCTAAAGGAGCTCTTTCTACTGCAAACTCGGTGCTAGAAAAATTGGTTGGACAGCACGAAATTATCACCGATATTTTAGAGTTCAGAAAAATGGAAAAGCTCAGGTCCACTTATCTTGAACCGCTTCCTAAACTTGTCGGTCCGGATGGCAGGATTCATACGAATTTTAATCAACTTGCAACTGCTACAGGTCGGCTTTCAAGTTCCGGCCCTAATTTGCAGAATATTCCTATCCGAGGGGATATGGGCAAACGTATGAGGGCTTGTTTTACTGCCGGCGATGGATTGCGTTTGGCTGCGGCTGATTATTCTCAAGTTGAATTGAGAGTTCTTGCTCATTTTTCCGGTGATCCAACTTTGATCTCCGCATTTGAAAATGATGAAGATATCCATTCACGAACTGCTGCGTTGCTTTTTGATAAAGAAACTTCAGAAATTAGCAGAGAAGAACGGAGTAATGCCAAAACAATTAATTTTGGTTTGATCTACGGCATGGGACCGCAAAAGTTGTCACGTGAGCTTGGGATTTCGTTAAATGAAGCTAAAGAATTTATTGCTAAATATTTTGAAAAGCTTGGTGTGCTTAGAGAATTTTATGATTCTGTAGTCGAGCATGGACGTGAGAAAGGTTATGTAACAACTCTTTCCGGCCGAAGAAGACTTTTGCCGGAACTACACTCGACTAATCCGCAGGTCATATCTCAAGCCCGTAGACAGGCTATTAATACCGTTATTCAGGGTAGTGCTGCAGACATTATAAAAATGGCAATGATCAAAGTTGCAGACAATTCAGCTATTGCACATTTAGGTGGCAGACTTATTTTACAGATACACGATGAATTGCTCGTAGAAGGACCGGAAGATTCTATCGAAGAGATCGGTAGGTTGCTGCAGGAGGATATGCAGCTTGTAACTTCTTTGGCCGTTCCATTGAGAGTTGATTTGGGGTTGGGAAAGAATTGGGCGCAGGCACATTAA
- a CDS encoding DUF1844 domain-containing protein, translating to MSDDKCKCGSGFAKDMPLPEVNFSTFVMSLSSSAMVHLGEVADPSTGSVEFSPVLAKHSIDILAILQDKIKNGATPEEEKLLCDLLYNLRMKYVSKTK from the coding sequence ATGTCTGATGATAAATGTAAGTGCGGATCAGGGTTTGCTAAAGATATGCCTCTTCCGGAGGTAAATTTCTCTACATTTGTAATGTCTCTTAGTTCTTCAGCTATGGTCCATCTTGGTGAAGTTGCTGACCCCTCAACGGGATCAGTTGAATTTTCTCCAGTTCTTGCGAAACATTCTATAGATATTTTAGCAATATTGCAGGATAAAATTAAGAATGGCGCAACTCCTGAGGAAGAAAAACTTCTTTGCGATTTGCTGTATAATCTTCGCATGAAGTATGTTTCCAAAACTAAATAG
- the argC gene encoding N-acetyl-gamma-glutamyl-phosphate reductase: MSTGIPVGLVGVTGYTGMELARILSGHDAMNLVRVTSRAEAGKKLSEIYPFMTGLELGELAITAPDVDDLAKSCKLVFLAVPHKTAMDIGGKLYDKGVKVVDLSADFRIKDRATYEEWYKVDHTREDLLPKAVYGLPEFYREQIKTASLIANPGCYPTSSIVGLTPALSQKLIDPSDIVIDSKSGTTGAGRKAAVGSLFCEVSDSFKAYGLGKHRHTPEIEQELSIVADKNITVSFNTHLLPINRGILSTIYTKLSPNVTAQDVRTEYEKAYGSEKWIRVLPEGMLPETRWVRGTMFCDVGLVVDSRTGRLIIVTAIDNVCRGASGQAVANANLMMGLAEDHGLNLAPLMP, from the coding sequence ATGAGTACCGGAATACCCGTCGGATTAGTCGGAGTTACAGGATATACTGGAATGGAGTTAGCCCGTATTTTAAGTGGGCATGATGCTATGAATCTTGTACGTGTGACTTCCCGCGCAGAAGCCGGAAAAAAACTTTCAGAGATTTATCCTTTTATGACGGGACTGGAGCTTGGAGAACTTGCTATTACAGCTCCTGATGTCGACGATCTAGCTAAATCATGTAAACTTGTTTTTCTTGCTGTTCCTCACAAGACTGCCATGGATATCGGCGGGAAGCTTTATGACAAGGGGGTAAAGGTTGTTGACCTCAGCGCTGATTTTAGAATCAAAGATCGCGCGACATATGAAGAATGGTATAAAGTTGATCATACCCGTGAAGACTTGTTACCTAAAGCAGTATACGGTTTGCCTGAATTTTATCGCGAGCAAATCAAAACTGCTTCATTGATCGCTAATCCAGGATGCTACCCAACTTCTTCGATTGTTGGATTAACTCCTGCTCTTTCGCAGAAACTTATTGATCCATCAGATATTGTTATTGATTCTAAATCCGGTACAACCGGTGCTGGAAGAAAAGCAGCTGTAGGATCATTGTTTTGCGAAGTTTCTGACTCTTTTAAGGCTTATGGTCTTGGAAAGCACAGGCATACTCCGGAAATTGAACAGGAGCTGTCAATTGTCGCTGATAAAAATATTACTGTTTCTTTTAACACTCACCTCCTCCCGATTAATCGCGGGATTCTGTCGACTATTTATACAAAACTAAGCCCAAACGTTACAGCTCAGGATGTTAGAACTGAATACGAGAAAGCTTACGGTTCTGAGAAATGGATTAGGGTTCTTCCTGAAGGTATGCTTCCAGAGACTCGCTGGGTGCGTGGCACGATGTTCTGCGATGTCGGTTTGGTTGTTGATTCAAGAACAGGCCGCCTGATTATTGTGACTGCTATCGATAACGTTTGTAGAGGTGCATCAGGTCAGGCTGTAGCAAATGCAAACTTGATGATGGGACTGGCCGAAGATCATGGACTGAATCTGGCTCCGCTTATGCCATAG